TCTTTCTGGATTGATTTCTTTAGCTTTATTTAGTTGAATTCTGCTGTTATCATCTTCTCCTATCAGCCAAAAAACTCCACCGAGGTGAAGAATAGCTTTAACATTTTTGGGTTCAAGTTCGATAAGCCTTTGATATAAAGGAACAGAAATTTCTGACTCTGGATAGCTTACTCGACCAAGATAGTTTAATTCATTAGTGTTATACTCTTTCGCTAGCAGTCTTTCAAAAAGTGCCATTTCTTGACTGTTCAAACCTCCATTTAAGTGTGACAAACATAGTACATCTAGTCTTTCAGGTCTTATTTCTTTGGCTACTTTGAGTTTGACTTTGCTTTCTTGCTCATTCCCCAAACACCATAAGCTCAATCCCATCCCGACAATTGCTTCAATGTCCTGGGAATTTAGCTCGATAGCTCGCTCAAACAGAAAAACTGCAATTTCCTGGTACACCATATCTAGTTTAGCCATACGTTTTAACTGAATCGTATTAGTTTCTCGACCCAGCCAACTTTCAAACTGCTGTCTGTCTTCATTATTCATTTCTTCCTTACTGCTGTAAGTTAAAATCAGGTCTTCAAGGGTTTTCATTATTTTGATCCTTCTATATTTTTACTCTAATCTTAATAGAGTCAGACTAAGATTGTGAATCAATCTTAGTCTGATTTTACAAGGAGATTTAGGGAATTTGGAGAAGCATACTTTCAACCCAAGACCCAGAAACCATGACTAGTATGTAGAAAATTGCAAATCGCGTATTGTTTTACTCGAAAGCATTACTGCGTTTGAACGTAATCCACAAATTTAAGCTAGACGCGCTAATCTTACATTAAGGAATGGGGTGCGAACATTCACTGATTGGAACAAAAGCAGTGTTAATTATTATCCGACCAGTATTGTATCTAAAATACCTAATCGTAGTTGTAACATTGCGACCTGGAAAAGTAGAGCTTGGAATTTCAGTAATCAACGTACCAGGGGAGCCTACTGACCCAGGAGTCCCTGTCAGGCTTGAAGCTACAGAACTAACAGTGTTGACCAATAGATCCCTTTGCTCTGACCATGTTGGAGCAAGATCGTCAAGACAGTGTTTAGGTTTGTTAACATGATCGTCCTTTACATCTATGCTGAAGCCATAACCTCCACCTCCAGTTGTAGAGATAGCTAAAATTGTCTGAGTAGTTGGTATTGCTACCGAACCAATGAGATACCCCTCACTAACCACTGCGGGAACTGTGCCGCCTCCTGCCAAACCTACAGAACCTGATGGTCCAGTAAAGCCTCCACCAGCCAATCCCAGAAACACTCCAAGTGTGTTTGCTCCAGCCCAAAATATTTCGCGATTGAATTCCTCTGGTGTCTCGGCTACCGCTGCTTTATAGCTGTGATGGACAGCTTTGGTTGCATTTATAAGTGCTGAGACAGCACTCAGCGTTCCCAAAACTTCTTTTATGCTAAATAATCCTGATGGATCAATATAACTAACCGGATTCCCATTCCCATAAAGGTACTTATGCAGAGTAATCGGTTCCCCTAACCTACCCTCATAACTATCCCGTCGAGTAAACCTCCCCAACCCAGGATCATAAAACCTCTGCCTTAAATAATACTCCTCCAACTCCTCATCAAACTGTTCCCCCGCAAACAGGTAACTATTCTCACTTTCCCCAGTAGACTCAATCTCCTCCCCAAAAACATCATAATCATAAGTATCAGTAACCACCCCCATCTCATCAGTCAACACGCGGGTACTACCCAAACCATCAACCTGATATAAATCCTTCTCCCCATTACGACTCTGGGAAATCAAATCATGACCATAGACATAAAACGCCTGTAACTCAACAGTGCTAAACTCTTCTAATACCTGAGCATAAGGACGATTTTTATCAATCAGATATTCGGTAGTCTCCCCATTAACCGTACTACTAACTCGAATACCCTCATCATCGTATTCATACTCAACCACATCCCCATTCGGCAATTTAACCCGTACCAAGCGATTATCGTCATTCCAGGTATAAGTGGTTGTTTCGCTTACCCCATCTACAACCTTGGTACGACTAATCAGATTGCCATTATCATCATAGTTATAGGTAATGCTATGAACCGTTTCTCCATCTTTGACTAAAGTTTCTGTTGACAAACGGTCATTATCATCATAAACATAACTCGTAACCCCCAATTGAGAATCATCCCGCAGAGTACGATTCCCCACATCATCATAGCTATAACTAATTACCCGTTGACCATCATTAATCTTCTCTTGGGTTAACCGATAAAGGTCATCATACTCATACTCTACCCGACGATTGTTCGCTTCAGTTACCGAGAGACGATGACCCGCATCATTCAACTGATAATCATAGCTAGAAAGCACCTCATCACTCAAAGTGTTCTCTAACCATACCAAACGATTCAGATCGTCGTATTTGCGAGTCTCCACCACCCCATTAGGAAACTCAGTACGAATCAAATTATTCGCATCATCGTAAGCATAAATAGTAGTTCCTCCCTCAGAAGCAGTAACCGTTTCCAAACGATTCCGTTCATCATAGGTATAATCCACCCTACCATTAGGAGTAATTACCGTAGTACGATTTCCGGCTGCATCGTATTCATATTCAATCGTATGTCCATTATCGGTGGTTTCTCCCTCTGGGTCATTACGCCAGAGTAGACGACCTAACTCATCGTAACCGAATTCTGTGACTCCACGACCGTCAGTAATCGATTCAATTTGTCCATTAGCGGTGTAGGTATAGCTGACATCAGCATCATCTTCATAGTCTTTGAAGATAATGCGATTCATGGCATCATAGTTATACCCAGTAACTTCCCCATTAAAGTCAGTATAGGTCTTTAAATTTCCTACAGCATCGTAGGTACTAAGGGAACTTTGTCCGAGAGGTAATTCTACAGCAATGCGACGACCTAGCTTATCGTACGAGTATTTAGTAATCTGGTCGTTAGCATCTTCAACTTCAAGAAGACGACCTAGTTCATCATAGCGATATTCAGTTTTCAGTTCTCGGCGATTTTCACTCTCCTGGTTGAGGAATTGAACTACAGCCGTTAAACGTCCTAAATCATTGTATTCAAATTCTACAACTTTACCATTTTGGTCGGTTACGCTTTCACGACGACCGAGAGAGTCATAACTGATGTGAGTGCTGGTATCATCATGGAAGATGGTCTTGGTGAGTCGTCCTACGTCGTCATATTCGTAGTTGGTGGTATGACCTTCTTCATTAGTTTCGCTTAACTTGCGACCTGTGGCATCATACTCTACTGTGGTTGTGGGATTATCGCTAAGGTCTAATGGTGTATCGTCAGGGTAGAAGGTGGTTGTGCGTCGTCCGAGAGCATCATAACGATATTCGGTACGATTTCCTCGTTCGTCTATGTTAGCTTGGATGCGACCGTCTTGAGTATATTCGGTGCGTATTCGATGATTATCGTTTAGGTAAGCGGGGGATGCGTCGGGATAAACAATTTCAGTCCAGTCTACAGTAGTTAAAGTCTCACCTGGAGCGATTTGTGCTAAAAGTTGTTCTAAGGTCTCACTTTCATCGGAATAAATCGTTTCAATTAATCTCCCGACTGGATCATAATTGTAATAAGTAACTCTTCGGGTTTGGTCAATCTCAGCACGCTGGCGACCTCCTTTATCGTAAAGAGTTATAATACGTGGATTATCGTCAAGGGTTTCTGGAGTATTATCGGGATAAATTGTCTCAATTAACTGACCTTGAGCGTCGTAACGATATTCAGTTTTTCTTAAGAGTGCATCAATAACCGCAGTTTGTTGGTTATTAGCATCATATTCATAATGAGTGGTAAATTCTTCGGCATCGGTAACTTCTCGAAGATTTCCTTCTTTATCGTAGCGAGAGCGAGTGACTATTTCTTCGATACCGTTATTTGTTGTTACTGTGCGCGTTTCACTTTCTCGGTTTCCTTGATAATCGTAGGTATAGGTGGTTTGATTACCTGCTGCATCAGTTACTTTGGTTACATTACCTCGACTATTATAGCTAAAGGAGGTAATCTTGTCTTGGGTATCGGTGAGGAAGCGTAAGTTACCGCTACTGTCATAACTATATTTGGTAATGTTTCCGGCTGCATCTTTACTGGATAAAAGATTACCACGGCTATCGTAGCTATAAGTTGTGGTATTTCCTAATGCGTCAGTTTCACTCAAAAGACGGTTGTATTTACCATAAGTCCAGCGAGTAGTATTCCCCAACGCATCAGTCTCACTCAACTTATTCCCATCAGCATCATAACTATACCTAGTAGTCCAACCCTCAACTCCACTCTCATCCGTAATCAGAGTTTCCGTCTTCAAATTATTATCATCATCATAACTACGCTGAGTAACTAACCCAACCGCATCAATCTCGGTAACAACATTACCCCGCTCATCATACTCATAAATAGTCTCATGACCAAATACATCCCGTACTGTCTGGATTGAATTATCCGGGTCATATACTAACTCTACTGCTTCCCCATTAACATCAATAATTCTCTTTAAGCGACCCTCTTGATCATACTCACTTCTCACCCCACTTCTACCCAACGGGTCGATAATCTCTGCTAAATAATGCTTCCTCTCCTCATCATACTCAAACCCAGTCCTATTCCCGGACCTATCAATAACCCCAACTAAATCACCCTGAGCATCATACTCATACTTAATCTTATTCCCCTCTGGGTTAATCGCCGCCACAATCCTTCGGTGCACATCCCTCTCAAAAGTAACCGATACCCCAGTCGAACTAACAATCCCCCCCTCACTAAAACTCAACTGATTATCATTAGTATCCGTAACCGTAATTAAATCGCCACTATCTGCATCAATCTCATACTCAACACCATCACCAGTCTCTAAAATATAAACCCCACCAAAACGCGTGGCTGCGGGATTATAGGGAACTGCACTCACTACCTCGACATACTCATCACTACCCGCTTTGCGAATTAAATAAGTATTCTGTGCATTTTTCACTCTCAAAGTCAAATCGCTGCCATCATCGGCGACAAACTCCGGATGATACATCAGTCCCGCAGCAGCCCCAGAACCGAGAAAACCCAGTAAATATTGATTGAGAATACTACCCTTTGGCTTAAATGTAAAGCCGGTTCGTTCTCCACCAGGAAGAGTTATATAAACCCTCTCTTGTGATGAAAATGCACTATAAATACCTAATAATTCTTCTTGTGCGGTACGTTCTCGTGCTGAAGTAGTTAAATCGGTATCGCGAAACTCCAAACGCCAACCATAACCAAAGTTATCACTTCGATTGGCACCTAAACTATCATATGTCCTGGTCAGTGATATGGGAATCCCCGCTACGGGTATTTCTAAGTCGGTAAATGAGAGTTGGAAGTTACCTAACTTCAACTCCCCAGTTACATCGACAATTACTTCGTCAATGGCACTGTTACCACCACTATCGGTTGCCGTCAAGCGTAGGATGTAACTACCATTCTCTAATAATGAGGTATCGAATTTACCTAACTTAGCGTCATTGACGGAGGTATTTCCTCTGGCTATTTCAACAAATTCGCCACCTTTTTGGGGTGCTATTTCGAGGATGTAGTTTACTTCTCCCTCATCGGTTACGGTACCGATAATGTCTGTGGGGGCTGTAATCGGATTGTCGCTAATCTGGGGGGCTAAAATTGCTACTGGGGAAACACCCTTTGACGGTGCGTTTGACCTCCATACAGGCATCTTTTGCCAAGCGTAGGACTCGTTTGAGGCTGGGTCGGATGATAGGAGTAAGGTCTTTGGCGCGACGTAGGGTTTGTTTGGTTTGTTGGAGTTCTTCAGTGAGTTGTTGGTTTTCTTGTTCTAAACTTAAAGTTGGAGATTTGCTAGGATATCTAATCTAATGGAGGTCAAGGATAGAAAAAAATGCCAGGAACTAAGTCCAGTGGTCGTCCAGGGGGGAATCCTAACATCAAGAGTTACGGATTTAAAACAGATCGATCTGAACCACTACGAGAAAATCTTCAATTGAGAATCTCTGCTTCAATGAAAGAACAACTTAAAAGTCGAGAGAATTGGCAAGAGTTTGTTCGGGAAGCGATCGCCGAAAAACTGAAATCTGTGTAGTCTGATGTGTTGTCAGAATTTTTTCTGGTAAGGTAACGCCACGAACCCTAGGTTAACGCCCGAATACGGCTTAGAAAGGAATTATGTTTTCTAGTTCGGGAGAGTGTAAAACTAATTTTGATAGTGCTTCTCTTGCTGCCTGTCTGACCTCTTTATTGTTGTCTTGCAATGCTTTAATCAATGGTTCTGCTGCACGAGAATCTTTGATTTCTCCTAATGCCCAAGCTGCTGCTTTTCGGGATTCTTCCCAGTCGTCTTTGAGGAGATAAATTAAAGGTAAAGTA
This Oscillatoria salina IIICB1 DNA region includes the following protein-coding sequences:
- a CDS encoding RHS repeat-associated core domain-containing protein; translation: MPVWRSNAPSKGVSPVAILAPQISDNPITAPTDIIGTVTDEGEVNYILEIAPQKGGEFVEIARGNTSVNDAKLGKFDTSLLENGSYILRLTATDSGGNSAIDEVIVDVTGELKLGNFQLSFTDLEIPVAGIPISLTRTYDSLGANRSDNFGYGWRLEFRDTDLTTSARERTAQEELLGIYSAFSSQERVYITLPGGERTGFTFKPKGSILNQYLLGFLGSGAAAGLMYHPEFVADDGSDLTLRVKNAQNTYLIRKAGSDEYVEVVSAVPYNPAATRFGGVYILETGDGVEYEIDADSGDLITVTDTNDNQLSFSEGGIVSSTGVSVTFERDVHRRIVAAINPEGNKIKYEYDAQGDLVGVIDRSGNRTGFEYDEERKHYLAEIIDPLGRSGVRSEYDQEGRLKRIIDVNGEAVELVYDPDNSIQTVRDVFGHETIYEYDERGNVVTEIDAVGLVTQRSYDDDNNLKTETLITDESGVEGWTTRYSYDADGNKLSETDALGNTTRWTYGKYNRLLSETDALGNTTTYSYDSRGNLLSSKDAAGNITKYSYDSSGNLRFLTDTQDKITSFSYNSRGNVTKVTDAAGNQTTYTYDYQGNRESETRTVTTNNGIEEIVTRSRYDKEGNLREVTDAEEFTTHYEYDANNQQTAVIDALLRKTEYRYDAQGQLIETIYPDNTPETLDDNPRIITLYDKGGRQRAEIDQTRRVTYYNYDPVGRLIETIYSDESETLEQLLAQIAPGETLTTVDWTEIVYPDASPAYLNDNHRIRTEYTQDGRIQANIDERGNRTEYRYDALGRRTTTFYPDDTPLDLSDNPTTTVEYDATGRKLSETNEEGHTTNYEYDDVGRLTKTIFHDDTSTHISYDSLGRRESVTDQNGKVVEFEYNDLGRLTAVVQFLNQESENRRELKTEYRYDELGRLLEVEDANDQITKYSYDKLGRRIAVELPLGQSSLSTYDAVGNLKTYTDFNGEVTGYNYDAMNRIIFKDYEDDADVSYTYTANGQIESITDGRGVTEFGYDELGRLLWRNDPEGETTDNGHTIEYEYDAAGNRTTVITPNGRVDYTYDERNRLETVTASEGGTTIYAYDDANNLIRTEFPNGVVETRKYDDLNRLVWLENTLSDEVLSSYDYQLNDAGHRLSVTEANNRRVEYEYDDLYRLTQEKINDGQRVISYSYDDVGNRTLRDDSQLGVTSYVYDDNDRLSTETLVKDGETVHSITYNYDDNGNLISRTKVVDGVSETTTYTWNDDNRLVRVKLPNGDVVEYEYDDEGIRVSSTVNGETTEYLIDKNRPYAQVLEEFSTVELQAFYVYGHDLISQSRNGEKDLYQVDGLGSTRVLTDEMGVVTDTYDYDVFGEEIESTGESENSYLFAGEQFDEELEEYYLRQRFYDPGLGRFTRRDSYEGRLGEPITLHKYLYGNGNPVSYIDPSGLFSIKEVLGTLSAVSALINATKAVHHSYKAAVAETPEEFNREIFWAGANTLGVFLGLAGGGFTGPSGSVGLAGGGTVPAVVSEGYLIGSVAIPTTQTILAISTTGGGGYGFSIDVKDDHVNKPKHCLDDLAPTWSEQRDLLVNTVSSVASSLTGTPGSVGSPGTLITEIPSSTFPGRNVTTTIRYFRYNTGRIIINTAFVPISECSHPIP
- a CDS encoding tetratricopeptide repeat protein, giving the protein MKTLEDLILTYSSKEEMNNEDRQQFESWLGRETNTIQLKRMAKLDMVYQEIAVFLFERAIELNSQDIEAIVGMGLSLWCLGNEQESKVKLKVAKEIRPERLDVLCLSHLNGGLNSQEMALFERLLAKEYNTNELNYLGRVSYPESEISVPLYQRLIELEPKNVKAILHLGGVFWLIGEDDNSRIQLNKAKEINPERVDVLFLEATLASDEQSKIQLCEKILEKEPDNKVVRANLENLKSSDINKIWQFPAS